A window of the Synechococcus sp. LTW-R genome harbors these coding sequences:
- a CDS encoding DNA-directed RNA polymerase subunit beta' — protein sequence MTATPSKKTSKKSSKKAAKAEAPAPANAPLSKAAPTFRNRTIDKKQLRNLMAWAYKNHGTAATASLADELKDLGFHYATQAAVSISVDDLRIPGEKARLLEEAEQQITDTEERYRLGEITEVERHTKVIDTWTETNERLVEEVKKNFNENDPLNSVWMMANSGARGNMSQVRQLVGMRGLMANPQGEIIDLPIRTNFREGLTVTEYVISSYGARKGLVDTALRTADSGYLTRRLVDVAQDVIVREDDCGTTRGIPINADDKGRYAAKLVGRLAAEPVLDGEGNLIVDRDGEIDAVITGQIEAAGVQTVVVRSPLTCEAARSVCRKCYGWALAHNQLVDLGEAVGIVAAQSIGEPGTQLTMRTFHTGGVSTAETGVVRSQVAGTVEFGAKARVRPFRTPHGVEAQIAETDFPLTLKPSGSGKTQKLSITAGSLLFVADAAEVAADTMLAQISSGAAVKKSVEKATKDVICDLAGQVRYEDAIQPKEVTDRQGNSTFKAQRLGRMWVYSGDVYNLPPNAQPVVAGNTKVTTGEVLAESRLVSEYGGAVRLRESAGDSREVQIVTTSLTLKDCKLLGESTHAGELWHLEGKDNIRYRLNTHPGTKIGNGEVIAELADDRFRTQTGGIVKFAPGLAIKKARSAKNGYEVNKGGTLLWIPQETHEINKDISLLMIEDGQWIEAGTEVVKDIFSQTAGIVSVTQKNDILREIIVRSGQLHHVSDAKTVARYSDGKMVNPGEEIAKGLKAEAMVFVEAVETSDGGALLLRPVEEYRIPDEAHLPDLGSVTQKNGPSLGLKATQRLAFKDGELIKSVEGVELLRTQLILETFDTTPQMTVDVEAVPDKRAKTIERLQLVILESLLVRRDTLSDASHGSTHTELSVNDGDSVKAGDVVATTQILCKEDGLVQVPAVIEGEPVRRLIVERESDTRTIDLGSAKAQVKAGQRLVDGDQLAKGLPAPCCGQVESVDGSTVTIRLGRPYMVSPDSVLHVRDGELVQRGDSLALLVFERQKTGDIVQGLPRIEELLEARRPRESAVLCRKAGTVEIKQGDDDDSVNVTVIEGDDSIGEYPILLGRTVMVSDGQQVTAGELLTDGPINPHELLECFFEDLRSRKPTLEAAMEAISRLQFRLVQEVQNVYKSQGVTIDDKHIEVIVRQMTSKVRIEDAGDTTLLPGELIELRQVEQVNSAMAITGGAPSEFTPVLLGITKASLNTDSFISAASFQETTRVLTEAAIEGKSDWLRGLKENVIIGRLIPAGTGFSGFEEELRAEAGPHPDILDEDAMNYRRLQNLRPDYTVDMPAAPKAADAGAILDDPSEADLDATRSRHGIEASTSTTAAFTRPTVEEGLEEELIADPEAVQGLQNEGLLADES from the coding sequence ATGACCGCCACCCCCTCCAAAAAGACCAGCAAGAAGTCCAGCAAGAAGGCCGCAAAGGCTGAGGCTCCAGCACCCGCAAACGCTCCCTTGAGCAAAGCGGCTCCGACGTTCCGTAACCGGACGATCGACAAGAAGCAGCTGCGGAACTTGATGGCTTGGGCCTACAAGAACCACGGCACCGCCGCCACCGCTTCCCTGGCGGACGAGCTCAAGGATCTCGGCTTCCACTACGCCACCCAGGCCGCCGTCTCCATCTCCGTGGATGACCTGCGCATCCCTGGCGAAAAGGCTCGTTTGCTCGAAGAAGCCGAGCAACAAATCACGGATACCGAGGAGCGCTATCGCCTGGGTGAGATCACCGAGGTGGAACGTCACACCAAGGTGATCGACACCTGGACGGAAACCAACGAGCGTTTGGTCGAAGAAGTCAAAAAGAACTTCAACGAGAACGACCCGCTCAACTCGGTCTGGATGATGGCCAACTCTGGGGCCCGGGGAAACATGTCCCAGGTGCGTCAGCTGGTCGGTATGCGCGGTCTGATGGCGAACCCGCAAGGGGAAATCATTGACCTTCCGATTCGCACCAACTTCCGCGAAGGCCTGACGGTTACCGAGTACGTCATCTCCTCCTACGGCGCCCGTAAGGGTCTGGTGGACACCGCACTGCGTACGGCGGACTCCGGCTACCTGACCCGTCGTCTGGTGGACGTCGCCCAAGACGTCATCGTGCGTGAGGACGACTGCGGCACCACCCGCGGCATCCCCATCAACGCCGATGACAAAGGCCGCTATGCCGCCAAGCTTGTCGGCCGCCTGGCTGCCGAGCCCGTTCTCGATGGCGAAGGCAACCTGATCGTCGACCGTGACGGTGAAATCGATGCGGTGATCACCGGCCAAATCGAAGCCGCCGGTGTGCAGACCGTTGTGGTCCGTTCACCCCTGACCTGCGAAGCCGCCCGTTCGGTCTGCCGGAAGTGCTACGGCTGGGCCCTGGCCCACAACCAGCTGGTGGACCTGGGTGAAGCCGTCGGCATCGTCGCGGCCCAGTCCATCGGTGAGCCTGGTACCCAGCTCACCATGCGGACCTTCCACACCGGTGGTGTGTCCACCGCCGAAACGGGTGTGGTCCGCTCCCAGGTCGCCGGCACGGTTGAGTTCGGCGCCAAGGCTCGCGTTCGCCCCTTCCGCACCCCCCACGGTGTGGAGGCCCAGATCGCTGAGACCGACTTCCCGCTGACCCTGAAGCCCAGCGGCAGCGGCAAGACCCAGAAGCTCTCCATCACCGCCGGCTCTCTGCTGTTCGTTGCCGACGCAGCCGAGGTGGCCGCCGACACGATGCTGGCCCAGATCTCTTCCGGCGCGGCCGTGAAGAAGAGCGTGGAGAAGGCCACCAAGGACGTCATCTGCGACCTGGCTGGCCAGGTTCGCTACGAGGACGCGATTCAGCCCAAGGAGGTCACTGACCGCCAAGGCAACAGCACTTTCAAGGCCCAGCGTCTCGGCCGAATGTGGGTGTACAGCGGCGACGTCTACAACCTGCCGCCCAACGCCCAGCCGGTGGTCGCGGGCAACACCAAGGTCACCACCGGTGAAGTGCTGGCCGAAAGCCGCCTCGTGAGCGAATACGGCGGTGCCGTTCGCCTGCGTGAGAGCGCTGGCGACTCCCGCGAGGTCCAGATCGTCACCACGAGCCTGACCCTGAAGGACTGCAAGCTGCTGGGTGAATCCACCCATGCCGGTGAGCTCTGGCACCTCGAGGGCAAGGACAACATTCGTTATCGCCTCAACACCCACCCCGGCACCAAGATCGGTAACGGTGAGGTGATTGCTGAACTCGCCGACGACCGCTTCCGCACTCAGACCGGCGGCATCGTCAAGTTCGCCCCTGGCCTGGCCATCAAGAAGGCCCGTAGCGCCAAGAACGGCTACGAGGTCAACAAGGGCGGCACCCTGCTCTGGATCCCCCAGGAGACCCACGAAATCAACAAGGACATCTCCCTGTTGATGATCGAAGACGGTCAGTGGATCGAGGCCGGCACCGAGGTCGTGAAGGACATCTTCAGCCAGACCGCGGGCATCGTCTCCGTGACCCAGAAGAACGACATTCTCCGCGAGATCATCGTTCGCTCGGGTCAGCTTCACCACGTCTCTGACGCCAAGACCGTTGCCCGCTACAGCGACGGCAAGATGGTCAACCCCGGCGAGGAAATCGCCAAGGGTCTGAAGGCTGAGGCCATGGTCTTCGTTGAGGCCGTGGAGACCTCCGACGGCGGCGCGCTTCTGCTGCGTCCGGTGGAGGAGTACCGCATTCCCGACGAGGCCCACCTGCCGGATCTCGGCAGTGTCACTCAGAAGAACGGTCCCAGCCTAGGCCTGAAGGCCACCCAACGTCTGGCCTTCAAGGACGGCGAACTGATCAAGAGTGTGGAGGGTGTGGAGCTGCTGCGTACACAGCTGATCCTCGAAACCTTCGACACCACCCCCCAAATGACGGTGGACGTCGAGGCGGTCCCCGACAAGCGCGCTAAGACCATTGAGCGCCTCCAGCTAGTCATCCTCGAGAGCCTGCTGGTCCGCCGCGACACCCTCTCCGACGCCAGCCATGGCTCCACCCACACCGAGCTCTCCGTCAATGACGGTGACAGCGTGAAGGCTGGTGATGTGGTCGCCACCACCCAGATCCTTTGTAAGGAAGACGGTCTGGTGCAGGTCCCCGCCGTGATTGAAGGCGAGCCGGTCCGTCGTCTGATCGTCGAGCGCGAGAGCGACACCCGCACCATCGACCTGGGTTCGGCCAAGGCTCAGGTCAAGGCCGGTCAACGCCTCGTTGACGGCGACCAACTGGCGAAGGGTCTGCCCGCACCCTGCTGCGGTCAGGTGGAAAGCGTGGATGGCAGCACCGTCACCATCCGTCTGGGTCGTCCCTACATGGTGTCCCCGGACTCTGTCCTCCACGTTCGCGATGGCGAGCTGGTGCAGCGTGGTGACTCCCTGGCTCTGCTGGTGTTCGAGCGCCAGAAGACCGGTGACATCGTTCAGGGTCTGCCCCGTATTGAGGAACTGCTCGAAGCCCGTCGTCCCCGTGAATCCGCTGTGCTCTGCCGTAAGGCCGGCACCGTCGAGATCAAGCAGGGCGATGATGACGACTCCGTCAACGTGACGGTGATCGAAGGTGATGACTCCATCGGTGAGTACCCGATCCTTCTGGGCCGCACCGTGATGGTCAGCGATGGCCAGCAGGTCACCGCCGGCGAACTGCTGACCGACGGTCCGATCAACCCCCACGAGCTGCTGGAGTGCTTCTTCGAAGACCTGCGCAGCCGCAAGCCGACCCTGGAAGCGGCGATGGAGGCGATCTCCAGGCTCCAGTTCCGCCTGGTGCAGGAAGTTCAGAACGTCTACAAGTCCCAGGGCGTGACCATCGACGACAAGCACATCGAAGTGATTGTTCGTCAGATGACCAGCAAGGTCCGGATCGAGGACGCTGGCGACACCACCCTGCTGCCCGGTGAGTTGATCGAGCTTCGCCAGGTGGAGCAGGTCAACAGCGCCATGGCCATCACCGGTGGTGCCCCCTCTGAGTTCACCCCGGTGCTGCTGGGCATCACCAAGGCGTCCCTCAACACCGACAGCTTCATCTCCGCGGCCTCTTTCCAGGAGACCACCCGCGTGCTGACCGAAGCCGCCATCGAGGGCAAGAGCGACTGGCTCCGCGGCCTCAAGGAGAACGTGATCATCGGTCGCCTGATCCCTGCAGGCACCGGCTTCAGCGGCTTCGAAGAGGAGCTGCGCGCCGAGGCGGGTCCCCACCCGGACATCCTCGACGAGGACGCGATGAACTATCGCCGTCTGCAGAACCTGCGCCCCGACTACACCGTCGACATGCCGGCTGCCCCCAAGGCAGCTGATGCCGGCGCGATCCTCGACGATCCCTCCGAGGCCGATCTCGATGCCACCCGCAGCCGCCACGGCATCGAGGCCAGCACCAGCACCACCGCCGCCTTCACCCGCCCCACGGTGGAAGAAGGCCTGGAAGAGGAGCTGATCGCTGACCCGGAGGCCGTTCAGGGCCTGCAGAATGAGGGTCTGCTCGCCGACGAGTCATGA
- a CDS encoding high light inducible protein encodes MIQPKLVPQRRLPRYGFHTHTERLNGRVAMLGFFALLAVEYKLGHALLAWG; translated from the coding sequence ATGATCCAGCCCAAGCTCGTCCCCCAGCGCCGGCTGCCGCGCTACGGCTTCCACACCCACACCGAACGACTGAACGGTCGTGTCGCGATGCTCGGCTTCTTTGCCCTGCTCGCCGTGGAGTACAAGCTGGGGCATGCGCTGCTGGCTTGGGGTTGA
- the rlmN gene encoding 23S rRNA (adenine(2503)-C(2))-methyltransferase RlmN, with product MPQAATPPEEARPLLGMGLSALEQWAKQHGQAAFRGRQLHDWLYAKGARSLDQVSVLPKAFRDALSAQPPSGAFDWMGRSREIHRSIASDGTTKLLLGTHDHLSIETVGIPAEGRLTVCVSSQVGCPMACRFCATGKGGLQRSLAVHEIVDQVLSVREVMDQRPSHVVFMGMGEPLLNVESVLDAIDCLCTDLGMAQRQITVSTVGVPRTLPRLAELALERLGRAQFTLAVSLHAPDQRLREELIPTAHAYPIEALLEDCRRYVEITGRRVSFEYILLGGLNDQPRHAAALAQLLRGFQSHVNLIPYNPIQEEEFQRPTPQAVEAFRRALMDRHVAVSVRASRGLDADAACGQLRRRLEGSLEPA from the coding sequence ATGCCCCAGGCCGCGACGCCACCGGAAGAGGCCCGTCCCCTCCTGGGGATGGGCCTCTCTGCTTTGGAGCAGTGGGCTAAGCAGCATGGTCAGGCCGCCTTCCGTGGCCGCCAGCTGCATGACTGGCTCTACGCCAAGGGGGCGCGCTCCCTTGACCAGGTGTCGGTCTTGCCTAAGGCCTTCCGCGATGCCTTGAGTGCGCAACCGCCGTCGGGCGCCTTCGATTGGATGGGGCGTTCGCGGGAGATCCACCGCAGCATCGCCAGCGATGGCACCACCAAGTTGCTGCTGGGCACCCACGACCATCTGAGCATCGAGACCGTCGGCATTCCCGCCGAGGGTCGCCTGACCGTCTGCGTCAGCAGTCAGGTGGGCTGTCCCATGGCCTGTCGCTTCTGCGCCACTGGCAAAGGGGGCCTGCAACGCTCCTTGGCCGTCCACGAAATCGTGGATCAGGTGCTGAGCGTGCGGGAGGTCATGGACCAGCGCCCGAGCCACGTGGTGTTCATGGGCATGGGTGAACCCCTGCTCAATGTGGAGTCGGTTCTCGACGCGATTGATTGCCTCTGCACGGACCTGGGCATGGCCCAGCGGCAGATCACGGTGAGCACGGTCGGTGTTCCCCGCACGTTGCCGCGGTTGGCGGAGTTGGCCCTGGAACGCCTCGGCCGCGCCCAGTTCACCCTGGCCGTGAGCCTGCATGCGCCGGATCAGCGGTTACGAGAAGAGCTGATCCCCACGGCCCATGCCTATCCGATCGAGGCCTTGCTGGAGGACTGCCGCCGCTACGTCGAGATCACCGGCCGGCGGGTCAGTTTTGAGTACATCCTCCTTGGCGGTCTCAACGATCAACCGCGCCATGCGGCGGCCCTGGCCCAGCTGCTGCGCGGCTTCCAGAGCCATGTGAACTTGATTCCCTACAACCCAATCCAGGAAGAAGAGTTCCAGCGCCCCACGCCCCAAGCCGTGGAAGCCTTCCGCCGGGCCCTGATGGACCGACATGTGGCCGTCAGCGTGCGCGCCAGCCGCGGTTTGGATGCCGATGCCGCCTGCGGCCAGCTGCGGCGGCGCCTCGAAGGAAGCCTCGAGCCTGCGTAG
- a CDS encoding sodium:solute symporter family protein, with translation MSNVDWAIVIGYLVASLFVGLWLARRNTSEADYFVAGRQLKGWLAGASMAATTFSIDTPLYVAGLVGVRGLAGNWEWWSFGVAHVAMAVVFAPLWRRSGVLTDAALTELRYGGPTAAWLRGIKAFLFALPINCIGLGYAFLAMAKVSEALGLAPTPQAKVTLLAIVALLVLIYTAAGGLWAVVVTDMLQLVLALLGAIAVAVAAVHAAGGMDALLESIRGLARPELLSLVPWQVEGGRLQWLDGAGISIATFSSYLALQWWSFRRSDGGGEFIQRLLATRDEREARTAGWVFLAVNYVLRSWPWIVVALAAVVLLPDQTDWEQSYPLLAVQLLPPVALGLVVVSLVAAFMSTVSTSVNWGASYLTHDLYQRFVRPQASEKELLLVGQLASVLLVIFGVLTALISSSIGTVFRLVIAMGTGPGVVLVLRWFWWRVNAAAELAALLGGFLIGFSTSVVPVLRIEDYGVRLLVTTLLTAGLWLIAMLATPPESPEVLERFVRQVRPPGPGWTQWRRRTGVIADETLPGLMLLLVAGCALLFGALLGIGGFLLKLQLWGWSGLILAVVGVLLLRRGSGRVPAEG, from the coding sequence ATGAGCAACGTCGATTGGGCGATCGTCATCGGTTATCTGGTGGCGAGCCTGTTCGTTGGCCTCTGGCTGGCCCGCCGCAACACCAGTGAGGCGGACTACTTCGTCGCGGGCCGTCAACTGAAGGGTTGGTTGGCGGGGGCCTCGATGGCGGCCACGACCTTCTCGATCGATACGCCTCTGTATGTGGCCGGTCTGGTGGGAGTACGCGGTCTCGCCGGCAACTGGGAGTGGTGGAGTTTCGGTGTGGCCCATGTCGCCATGGCCGTCGTCTTCGCTCCCCTCTGGAGACGCAGTGGGGTTCTGACCGACGCGGCCCTGACGGAATTGCGCTACGGCGGCCCCACCGCCGCCTGGTTGCGGGGCATCAAGGCGTTTTTGTTCGCCCTGCCGATCAACTGCATCGGCCTGGGCTATGCCTTTTTGGCCATGGCCAAGGTCAGTGAGGCCCTGGGTCTGGCCCCGACCCCCCAGGCGAAGGTGACCCTCCTGGCCATCGTCGCCCTGCTGGTCTTGATCTACACGGCGGCCGGCGGACTCTGGGCCGTGGTCGTCACGGACATGCTGCAGCTGGTTCTGGCGTTGCTCGGTGCGATCGCCGTCGCGGTGGCAGCGGTCCATGCGGCCGGCGGTATGGATGCCCTGCTCGAGAGCATCCGCGGTCTGGCCCGGCCGGAGCTGTTGTCTCTGGTGCCCTGGCAGGTCGAGGGGGGACGGCTGCAGTGGCTCGACGGGGCTGGGATTTCGATCGCCACCTTCAGTTCCTACTTGGCCTTGCAGTGGTGGAGCTTCCGCCGCAGTGATGGCGGCGGTGAATTCATTCAGCGTTTGCTCGCCACCCGCGATGAGCGGGAAGCCCGCACCGCCGGCTGGGTCTTTCTGGCCGTGAACTACGTCCTGCGCAGCTGGCCCTGGATCGTGGTGGCGCTTGCCGCGGTGGTGCTGCTGCCCGATCAGACCGACTGGGAGCAGAGCTATCCGCTGCTCGCGGTTCAGCTCTTGCCTCCGGTGGCCTTGGGCCTGGTCGTGGTCTCCCTGGTGGCGGCCTTCATGAGCACGGTGAGCACCTCGGTGAATTGGGGTGCCAGCTACCTCACCCATGACCTCTATCAGCGTTTTGTTCGCCCCCAGGCCAGCGAGAAGGAGTTGCTCCTGGTCGGTCAGCTGGCCTCGGTGCTGCTCGTGATCTTCGGGGTGCTCACCGCCCTGATCAGCAGCAGCATCGGCACGGTCTTCCGGCTGGTGATCGCCATGGGCACCGGCCCCGGCGTGGTCCTGGTGCTGCGCTGGTTCTGGTGGCGCGTCAATGCCGCCGCTGAATTGGCCGCCTTGCTCGGGGGCTTCTTGATCGGCTTCTCCACCTCCGTGGTGCCTGTCTTGCGCATCGAGGACTACGGCGTGCGCCTCCTGGTCACCACGCTGCTCACGGCCGGGCTCTGGCTGATCGCGATGTTGGCGACCCCGCCGGAATCGCCGGAGGTGCTCGAGCGCTTTGTGCGGCAGGTTCGCCCCCCCGGTCCGGGTTGGACCCAGTGGCGTCGTCGCACGGGTGTCATCGCTGATGAAACCCTGCCGGGTCTGATGCTCCTGCTGGTCGCTGGTTGTGCCCTGTTGTTTGGTGCCCTGCTCGGCATTGGCGGCTTCCTGCTGAAGCTGCAGCTCTGGGGGTGGAGCGGTTTGATCTTGGCGGTGGTGGGGGTATTGCTGCTTCGCCGGGGCAGCGGTCGCGTGCCGGCGGAGGGATGA
- a CDS encoding HEAT repeat domain-containing protein — MAASPLESPKGSSDLDFDSELLERELAEEDLGDPLDELDSGEASPAAAAAECDLGLRLLEGGHDEQMQGLRIFCEHRDPRAPEKLLPLLDASCPILRMSVVYALGRNPAVQALTPLLQLLQNDSNGYVRKAVAWSLSSYPDAPIMNPLIKALETDISAVRLWAASSLADAGSTGLAKADQAAGQLLLALKIDSEPVVRSNSAWSLGRLYADLVEPRQKEVVEALLNAMLNDADLAVRDEARMALEQLEDPLVLERLQTLVDEGLLA, encoded by the coding sequence ATGGCAGCCTCCCCTCTCGAGTCTCCTAAAGGCTCGTCAGACCTGGATTTCGACTCCGAGTTGCTGGAGCGGGAACTCGCTGAAGAGGATCTTGGCGACCCTCTCGATGAGCTGGATTCCGGAGAAGCCTCACCAGCTGCTGCAGCGGCCGAATGCGACCTGGGGTTGCGTCTGCTGGAGGGTGGCCACGATGAGCAGATGCAGGGGCTCCGAATTTTCTGCGAGCACAGAGATCCTCGAGCCCCTGAGAAGCTTCTGCCGCTGCTTGATGCCAGTTGTCCGATTCTTCGGATGAGCGTCGTTTACGCCCTCGGGCGGAACCCCGCGGTGCAGGCGCTGACGCCTCTGCTGCAGCTGCTTCAAAACGACAGCAATGGCTACGTGCGCAAGGCCGTGGCCTGGAGCCTGAGTAGCTATCCAGACGCTCCAATCATGAATCCGCTGATTAAGGCGCTGGAGACCGATATCTCTGCCGTTCGGCTTTGGGCGGCCAGCTCCTTGGCCGATGCGGGCTCCACCGGCTTGGCGAAGGCTGACCAGGCTGCCGGCCAGCTCCTGTTGGCTCTCAAAATTGATAGCGAGCCGGTGGTTCGTAGCAACAGCGCCTGGTCCCTGGGGCGTCTGTATGCCGACTTGGTGGAGCCCCGCCAGAAAGAGGTGGTGGAGGCGCTCTTGAACGCCATGCTCAATGACGCTGATTTGGCCGTCCGTGACGAGGCCCGAATGGCCCTCGAACAGCTTGAGGACCCGCTGGTCCTGGAGCGCTTGCAAACCCTCGTGGATGAGGGACTGCTGGCATAA
- a CDS encoding DUF2997 domain-containing protein yields the protein MAQQTIRFRIRPDGRVEEVVEGIAGHGCEQLTERIEEKLGVVQQRQPTSEAFQGQTTAVQPEQTLSSQFS from the coding sequence ATGGCCCAGCAGACGATTCGTTTTCGCATTCGGCCCGACGGCCGCGTCGAAGAGGTCGTTGAGGGCATCGCTGGTCACGGCTGTGAGCAGCTCACCGAGCGGATTGAGGAGAAGTTGGGCGTTGTTCAACAGCGCCAGCCCACCTCCGAAGCCTTCCAGGGCCAAACCACTGCCGTCCAGCCCGAGCAGACCCTTTCGTCCCAGTTCTCCTGA